One stretch of Leadbetterella byssophila DSM 17132 DNA includes these proteins:
- the gyrB gene encoding DNA topoisomerase (ATP-hydrolyzing) subunit B, with amino-acid sequence MSENNKQDYSASNIQVLEGLEAVRKRPAMYIGDIGIKGLHHLIWEVVDNSIDEAMAGYCNRIETTINTDNSITVKDNGRGIPTGWHEKEQKSALEVVLTVLHAGGKFDKDTYKVSGGLHGVGVSCVNALSTHLRAEVHRDGKITEQEFSIGKPLYPAREIGTTDYRGTIIHFKPDDSIFQVTEYKYETVANRLRELSFLNKGITLTLTDLRELDEEGKPKYEEFHSEGGLIEFVEYLDKSRERLITTPMYMEGQRDGVPVEVSMTYNTSYSENVSSFVNNINTPEGGTHVSGFRMALTRTLKSYAEKSGLLAKEKIEISGDDFREGLTAVISVKVAEPQFEGQTKSKLGNSEVTAAVSGCVQEMLENYLEENPKDAKIIVDKVILAARARIAAKKAREMVQRKNVLVGSGLPGKLADCSEHDPALCEVYLVEGDSAGGSAKQGRDRNFQAILPLRGKILNVEKAQEYKIYENEEIKNIFTALGVQIGKEGDERALNLEKLRYHKIIIMTDADIDGSHIRTLILTFFYRFMREIIENGYLYIAQPPLYLVKKGKDEIYAWTEEQRYAAVKKLAGGGKEENVGVQRYKGLGEMNPEQLWETTMNPQHRTLKQVTIESAAEADMLFSMLMGDDVPPRRDFIEKNARYANVDA; translated from the coding sequence ATGAGCGAAAACAACAAACAAGACTACTCAGCTAGTAATATCCAGGTACTGGAAGGTTTAGAAGCCGTACGTAAACGTCCGGCTATGTACATTGGAGACATCGGAATAAAAGGTCTGCACCATTTAATCTGGGAGGTTGTAGATAACTCCATAGATGAGGCTATGGCAGGATACTGTAACCGAATTGAAACTACGATCAATACTGACAACTCGATTACAGTAAAGGATAACGGTAGAGGTATCCCTACCGGTTGGCACGAGAAAGAACAAAAATCTGCCCTTGAAGTTGTACTTACCGTACTTCATGCCGGTGGTAAATTTGATAAAGACACCTATAAAGTATCCGGAGGTCTTCACGGCGTGGGGGTATCCTGTGTGAATGCCCTTTCTACTCACTTGAGAGCAGAAGTTCACCGAGACGGAAAGATCACGGAACAGGAGTTCAGCATTGGTAAGCCTCTTTATCCTGCCAGAGAAATAGGCACTACAGATTACAGAGGAACTATCATTCACTTCAAACCGGATGATAGCATTTTTCAGGTAACAGAATACAAGTACGAAACGGTAGCTAACCGTCTTCGTGAACTTTCTTTCCTGAACAAAGGAATCACCCTTACTCTGACTGACCTTAGAGAATTAGACGAAGAAGGAAAACCAAAATACGAAGAGTTCCACTCAGAAGGTGGTCTAATAGAGTTTGTAGAATATCTGGACAAAAGCAGAGAACGCCTGATCACCACTCCAATGTATATGGAGGGTCAAAGAGACGGGGTACCGGTAGAAGTTTCCATGACCTACAATACCTCTTATTCTGAAAACGTATCTTCTTTCGTAAATAATATTAACACTCCTGAAGGCGGTACACACGTGTCCGGTTTCCGCATGGCCTTAACGCGTACATTGAAAAGCTATGCTGAAAAATCAGGTTTATTAGCAAAAGAGAAGATTGAGATTTCAGGTGACGACTTCCGCGAAGGTCTAACTGCCGTTATCTCAGTAAAGGTGGCTGAACCTCAATTCGAAGGTCAAACCAAATCTAAACTAGGTAACTCTGAAGTAACCGCTGCAGTGAGTGGTTGCGTACAGGAAATGCTTGAAAACTACCTGGAGGAAAATCCGAAAGATGCGAAGATCATCGTAGATAAAGTGATTCTGGCGGCAAGAGCGCGTATAGCTGCAAAGAAAGCCAGAGAGATGGTTCAACGTAAAAACGTTTTAGTAGGATCCGGACTTCCCGGAAAACTAGCCGACTGCTCCGAGCATGATCCGGCACTTTGCGAAGTCTACCTGGTAGAGGGTGACTCTGCAGGAGGTTCTGCAAAACAAGGGAGAGATAGAAACTTCCAGGCCATTCTTCCATTAAGAGGTAAAATCCTTAACGTGGAAAAAGCTCAGGAATATAAGATCTACGAAAACGAAGAGATCAAAAACATCTTCACTGCTCTTGGAGTTCAGATCGGAAAAGAGGGCGACGAAAGAGCGCTGAATCTTGAAAAATTGAGATATCACAAGATCATCATCATGACGGATGCCGATATTGACGGTAGTCACATCCGTACTTTGATCCTTACCTTCTTCTATAGATTCATGCGTGAAATCATAGAAAACGGTTACCTATACATCGCTCAACCCCCTCTATACCTTGTTAAAAAAGGTAAAGATGAGATCTACGCATGGACCGAAGAACAACGCTACGCTGCTGTTAAAAAGTTAGCCGGTGGTGGAAAAGAAGAAAACGTAGGAGTTCAGCGTTATAAAGGTTTGGGAGAGATGAACCCTGAACAGCTTTGGGAAACTACCATGAACCCTCAGCACCGCACGTTAAAACAGGTTACTATAGAATCTGCCGCTGAAGCAGATATGTTATTCTCCATGTTAATGGGTGACGATGTACCACCTAGACGTGACTTTATTGAGAAAAATGCACGCTATGCTAACGTAGACGCATAA
- a CDS encoding ribonucleotide-diphosphate reductase subunit beta, whose amino-acid sequence MSIFDKRINYKPFEYPEILTFTSAINKAYWVHSEVDFTADTQDFHSHLSPAERSAVKNSLLAIAQIEVAVKTFWGNLYDHFPKPEFNGLGTTFAECEFRHSEAYSRLLEVLGYNNEFQKLLEIPVIKQRVEYLGGVLKDTRSEDRKKYVISLILFTILIENVSLFSQFAIILSFTRFKGYMKNVSNIIAWTSVDEQIHANGGIYIVNTIRDEFPDFFDPETITQIEDTVRESIEVEERILDWIFSEGEIEIIKKKDLLNFMKFRIDDSMKKIGFSPLFHVSSADYQPIAWFEEEVFANSLDDFFAKRPVDYTKHDKSITADDLF is encoded by the coding sequence ATGAGCATATTCGACAAACGCATCAATTATAAACCCTTTGAGTATCCTGAAATTCTGACTTTCACCAGTGCGATAAACAAAGCCTATTGGGTACATAGTGAGGTTGACTTCACCGCTGACACGCAAGACTTTCACTCCCACTTAAGTCCAGCAGAGCGCTCAGCCGTCAAGAACAGTCTTTTGGCAATTGCCCAGATTGAAGTCGCCGTAAAAACATTCTGGGGAAACCTTTACGATCATTTCCCAAAACCGGAATTCAATGGACTAGGCACTACTTTTGCCGAATGTGAGTTCCGACACTCAGAAGCCTATTCCCGACTGTTAGAAGTTCTGGGTTATAATAACGAGTTCCAGAAACTATTGGAAATACCCGTTATCAAGCAAAGAGTAGAGTATCTGGGTGGGGTATTGAAAGACACTCGCTCAGAAGACCGTAAAAAGTATGTCATCTCTTTGATCCTTTTTACCATTCTCATTGAAAACGTTTCTCTATTCAGTCAGTTCGCCATTATTCTTTCCTTTACCAGATTCAAAGGATACATGAAGAATGTGTCGAATATCATCGCGTGGACATCCGTTGACGAACAAATCCATGCCAATGGGGGAATCTATATAGTGAACACCATCAGAGACGAGTTCCCGGACTTCTTTGATCCTGAAACCATCACACAGATAGAAGATACCGTAAGAGAATCCATAGAAGTCGAAGAAAGAATTCTAGACTGGATCTTCTCAGAAGGAGAGATAGAAATCATCAAGAAAAAAGACCTTTTGAACTTCATGAAATTCAGGATTGATGATAGCATGAAGAAAATAGGTTTCTCTCCTCTTTTCCACGTAAGTTCAGCAGATTACCAACCTATCGCTTGGTTCGAAGAAGAGGTTTTTGCTAATAGCTTAGACGATTTCTTCGCCAAAAGACCAGTAGACTATACTAAACACGACAAAAGCATAACAGCAGACGATTTATTCTAA